Proteins encoded by one window of uncultured Draconibacterium sp.:
- a CDS encoding TonB-dependent receptor: MRKTFFILILLFSFSTLFAQDRIAISGSVVDANGITLPGVSVLEKGTTNGVVTDIDGNYTLSVKQGATVVFSYIGFLSQEINPQQDGTINIQLQEDVVGLEEVVVVGYGSMKKADLTSSISTLKSDELVKTPAGQAMQSLQGKVAGVQIVNSGSPGSSPTVRIRGIGSFPGSSNSSPLYVVDGMYFDNIDFLNPSDIETLSVLKDASASAIYGVRAANGVVLITTKKGSLNTQTSITYEGYYGIQVPQNVMQMANAEQFVDYVYQTGSAADISFVENAMQRYGRSRVNPNVPNVNTDWYAEIMKSHARQQNHSVSVLGGNDKTSYSMGVSYYDQEGLLEAEDSYKRMNIRASLDHQANSWLKTGVNFNVSNGTRYIASDAAWFSAYHAVPILPVYDQQNYDDLVDQGIDYPSNYSSAQLLDYRGSQNPFLSLAYNDSRQDIRKVLAGVYAELDLLPNLLKFKSTYNSSMMFLKSRSVGLPYYITNSTRRTLSTISSSRTTNVNHFFDNTLTYTDSFGDHNITAMAGMSYRDEWYDYLRGYAEDIPLNENAWYIDQSQSETSKQVGDNGERLYGVSYFGRLSYNYDNKYIAYFTIRQEGTQKYQEKWGTFPAFGLGWVVTEESFMENVGFLNYLKLRGGWGKLGNDKIARQDGANTTNPVYLAIDDMQVDGTTTTSTFGYLGWETVTGTNVGLNAELFDNRLTIDADYFVRDTEDAAIPVSLKLQSGSVLRNVGTIRNSGLELAVGWRNEINRDFSYNLGVNISTLKNEVRDLYGQSYINGGSAEFRQRSQVGEPLLSFYGYEVAGIYQNEAEISADPVAVDNSLVPGDFKYVDQNNDDVIDDDDKVFLGSYIPTFTYGGFIGLNYKDFEFSMNIMGQTGNKILNRKRGEIIWTNDTNIDADLANGLWTGEGTSNKYPSASALRRGWNQNFSDYLVEDGNFFRIQNIQLAYNIDGEKLFGAGMPDARVFVTAEKPLTVFKYNGFNPEVNNGIDRQFYPVPAVYTIGVNLKF, translated from the coding sequence ATGCGGAAAACATTCTTTATTCTAATTCTCCTTTTTTCGTTTTCAACCCTATTTGCTCAGGATAGAATTGCTATCTCTGGCTCGGTGGTTGATGCAAACGGAATTACTCTGCCGGGAGTATCCGTTTTGGAGAAAGGAACAACTAACGGAGTTGTTACAGACATTGACGGCAATTATACATTGTCGGTAAAACAGGGAGCCACTGTAGTTTTTAGTTACATTGGTTTTCTATCGCAGGAAATTAATCCACAACAAGATGGAACAATCAACATTCAATTGCAGGAAGATGTTGTGGGGCTTGAGGAAGTTGTTGTGGTTGGTTACGGATCGATGAAAAAGGCCGATCTTACCTCTTCTATTTCCACACTTAAATCGGATGAACTGGTAAAAACACCTGCCGGACAGGCGATGCAGTCATTGCAGGGAAAGGTTGCCGGTGTACAAATTGTGAATTCAGGATCGCCTGGTAGTTCACCAACAGTTCGTATTCGTGGTATCGGATCATTTCCGGGAAGTAGTAATTCTTCGCCATTGTATGTTGTTGACGGAATGTATTTCGACAACATCGATTTTCTTAACCCGTCAGATATTGAAACTTTATCGGTATTAAAAGATGCGTCGGCATCGGCAATTTATGGTGTTAGGGCGGCAAACGGTGTGGTACTTATTACCACTAAAAAAGGTTCGTTAAACACACAAACCAGTATTACTTACGAAGGATACTACGGTATTCAGGTTCCGCAAAACGTAATGCAAATGGCTAATGCAGAACAGTTTGTTGATTACGTTTACCAAACCGGGTCGGCAGCTGATATTAGTTTCGTAGAAAATGCCATGCAACGTTATGGACGTAGTCGTGTAAATCCGAACGTACCAAATGTTAACACCGATTGGTATGCAGAGATCATGAAATCGCACGCCCGCCAGCAAAACCACTCGGTTTCTGTTTTGGGAGGTAACGATAAAACATCTTACTCAATGGGAGTGAGTTACTACGATCAGGAAGGTTTGCTGGAAGCAGAAGATTCGTACAAAAGAATGAATATTCGTGCTTCACTGGATCATCAGGCAAACAGCTGGTTAAAAACCGGCGTTAACTTCAACGTAAGTAACGGAACCCGCTACATTGCAAGCGATGCTGCCTGGTTTAGTGCTTACCATGCTGTGCCGATATTACCGGTTTACGATCAGCAGAACTATGACGATTTGGTAGATCAGGGAATTGACTATCCGAGCAATTACTCAAGTGCACAGTTGCTGGATTACCGTGGTTCCCAAAACCCGTTTTTGAGTCTTGCATACAACGATTCACGTCAGGATATCAGAAAGGTACTTGCCGGTGTTTATGCTGAACTTGACCTACTTCCAAACTTGTTGAAGTTTAAAAGTACGTACAATTCTTCAATGATGTTTTTGAAATCAAGAAGCGTTGGTTTGCCTTACTATATTACCAATTCAACAAGGCGAACTTTATCAACAATTTCATCATCAAGAACTACCAATGTGAATCATTTCTTCGATAACACATTAACTTATACCGACAGTTTTGGCGACCATAACATTACGGCAATGGCCGGTATGTCGTACCGTGATGAGTGGTACGATTACCTGAGAGGCTATGCCGAAGATATTCCACTGAATGAAAATGCATGGTACATCGATCAGTCGCAATCAGAAACATCAAAGCAAGTTGGCGATAACGGAGAGCGCTTGTATGGAGTTTCCTATTTCGGACGTCTTTCGTATAACTACGATAACAAATACATTGCATACTTCACCATTCGTCAGGAAGGAACACAAAAGTACCAGGAGAAATGGGGTACTTTCCCTGCCTTTGGTTTAGGTTGGGTAGTAACCGAAGAAAGTTTTATGGAAAATGTTGGTTTCCTGAATTACCTAAAATTAAGAGGTGGTTGGGGAAAACTGGGTAACGACAAAATTGCCCGTCAGGATGGTGCAAACACTACCAATCCTGTTTATTTGGCTATCGACGACATGCAAGTTGACGGAACAACAACAACAAGTACTTTTGGGTATTTAGGTTGGGAAACCGTAACCGGAACTAACGTTGGGTTGAACGCTGAACTTTTTGATAATCGTTTAACCATTGATGCCGACTACTTTGTTCGCGATACAGAAGACGCTGCTATCCCGGTGAGTTTGAAATTACAATCAGGAAGTGTTTTACGTAACGTTGGTACCATCCGTAACTCAGGGTTGGAACTGGCTGTAGGCTGGCGAAACGAAATTAACAGAGACTTTAGCTACAACCTTGGTGTTAACATTTCGACACTTAAAAACGAAGTGCGCGACCTTTACGGACAATCATACATTAACGGAGGTTCTGCCGAATTCAGACAACGTTCTCAGGTTGGCGAGCCATTGCTTTCGTTCTATGGTTACGAAGTTGCCGGTATTTATCAAAACGAAGCAGAAATTAGTGCCGATCCGGTTGCAGTTGACAACTCACTTGTTCCGGGCGATTTCAAATATGTTGATCAGAACAACGACGATGTAATCGACGACGACGACAAAGTATTCCTTGGTTCGTACATTCCAACTTTCACGTACGGTGGATTTATCGGGTTAAACTATAAGGACTTCGAATTCTCGATGAACATTATGGGGCAAACCGGTAACAAAATTCTGAACCGTAAACGTGGTGAGATTATCTGGACAAACGATACCAATATTGATGCCGACCTGGCCAACGGATTATGGACAGGCGAAGGAACATCGAATAAATATCCTTCGGCTTCGGCACTTCGCCGCGGATGGAACCAGAACTTCAGCGATTACCTGGTAGAAGACGGAAACTTCTTCCGCATCCAGAACATTCAGCTGGCATACAACATTGATGGCGAAAAGCTGTTTGGCGCGGGAATGCCCGATGCGAGAGTATTTGTAACTGCTGAAAAGCCGCTAACTGTATTTAAATACAACGGATTTAATCCTGAAGTTAACAACGGTATCGACCGCCAGTTTTACCCGGTACCTGCCGTTTATACAATTGGTGTAAATCTTAAATTCTAA